In Xyrauchen texanus isolate HMW12.3.18 chromosome 13, RBS_HiC_50CHRs, whole genome shotgun sequence, a single genomic region encodes these proteins:
- the iqcb1 gene encoding IQ calmodulin-binding motif-containing protein 1, which translates to MTSSVFPQPLSAMGPSGDEINPEYKDLVADTREESEQKIHDVLSKLKDLLGRKSLGDQRELEACKQSLYSYGVLKYCSASLRLSPTRIEQGYAVQTQMADILSMCCVGLGSFRGMDVFTQEFLPSMVENLLFLADRLMNRALRDKAQNEMIRLFRKVFDSIGWLLRAHRHLIHHVMRSKHFESVQMCEDDDIAVVTIKMWNDIFRANSAVLAEMGNRALTGITDDIVYKMSSSSNPVIGRAAVKTLILIMDNSNSTHQLIYKRYRGLDDLSLKDWRGKGFDAALDQLIDRLQSDVPWRDTEHDPKESSEEKVRAACVIQATWRAHQTRKRLKNLPRAVSTLQRSFREKRRRQQEHAERQHAEEELRHQVCLRRQRAMRQFRQRQLHLMEILPAAQVERYMGELEKKAAVLIQRVWRGHSERRNFQQHKYILKQHKAAVTLQRAILRFLKRRKAQRIILTPFKGPKGLTDSRRTELRRQIEEHISLHPSSVMSAEGSMELHQRAQSLLHKHLVNKASDRAQEQHRQALLAQINTDIELLLNPPSLKDARGEDAILFLSRSVPVATRARQSHTALIQSMRLPWWRMLGEEFSSPEDPPRKDYDMDIESLYLGGS; encoded by the exons ATGACTTCTAGCGTTTTTCCCCAACCGCTGAGCGCGATGGGGCCATCAGGGGACGAAATTAACCCAGAATATAAAGATCTGGTTGCTGACACGCGAGAAGAATCGGAACAAAAGATCCACGACGTGCTGTCAAAATTAAAAG ATCTTCTAGGCAGAAAGTCGTTGGGAGATCAGAGGGAACTGGAGGCATGTAAACAGAGTCTTTACTCATATGGTGTACTGAAGTACTGCTCAGCTTCCCTGAGATTGAGTCCAACCAGGATTGAACAGGGCTATGCAGTCCAGACACAGATGGCAGACATTCTCAG CATGTGCTGTGTGGGTCTTGGCTCTTTCAGAGGCATGGATGTGTTCACTCAAGAATTTCTGCCATCCATGGTCGAAAATCTTCTTTTTCTTGCAGACCGTCTAATGAACAGAGCTCTGAGG GACAAGGCACAAAATGAGATGATTCGTTTGTTCAGAAAAGTCTTTGATTCCATTGGCTGGCTCCTCAGGGCTCATAGACATCTTATTCATCATG TGATGAGGTCTAAACATTTTGAGAGTGTCCAAATGTGTGAAGACGATGACATTGCCGTTGTTACTATAAAAATGTGGAACGATATCTTCAGGGCAAACAG tgctGTTTTAGCTGAGATGGGCAACAGAGCTCTCACTGGCATTACAGATGATATTGTTTATAAAATGTCCAGTAGCTCAAATCCTGTGATTGGCAGGGCAGCTGTGAAGACACTCATACTGATTATGGACAACAGCAACTCAACCCATCAGCTCATTTACAAACGATACAGAG GTTTGGATGATTTGTCTTTGAAAGATTGGCGTGGTAAAGGCTTTGACGCTGCACTGGATCAACTTATTGACCGACTGCAGTCAGATGTCCCATGGAGAGACACTGAG cATGATCCTAAGGAGTCCTCTGAGGAGAAAGTGAGAGCAGCATGTGTAATCCAGGCCACCTGGAGAGCCCATCAGACCAGAAAAAGACTTAAGAATCTGCCTAGAGCTGTCAGCACATTACAACGCAGCTTCAG GGAAAAGCGGAGGCGGCAACAGGAACATGCTGAGCGACAACATGCAGAAGAGGAGTTACGTCATCAAGTGTGTCTGCGAAGACAGAGAGCCATGAGACAATTCCGCCAACGCCAGCTTCATCTGATGGAGATACTACCTGCTG CCCAGGTGGAGAGATACATGGGGGAGCTGGAGAAGAAGGCAGCTGTGCTGATTCAGAGAGTGTGGAGAGGACACAGTGAGAGACGAAACTTCCAGCAACACAAATACATTCTAAAACAACACAAAGCTGCTGTCACTCTGCAGAGAGCT ATTCTGCGGTTTCTAAAACGTCGTAAAGCGCAAAGGATTATTCTAACACCATTCAAGGGACCCAAAGGACTGACTGACAGTCGGAGGACGGAGCTCAGGAGACAGATAGAGGAGCACATCTCTCTACATCCT TCATCTGTGATGTCAGCAGAGGGCAGTATGGAGCTGCATCAGAGAGCTCAGAGTCTCCTTCACAAGCACCTGGTCAACAAAGCATCTGATCGGGCACAGGAGCAGCACAGACAGGCTCTCCTTGCACAGATCAACACCGACATTGAGCTTTTACTAA ATCCCCCATCCCTGAAGGATGCCAGAGGGGAAGATGCGATCCTTTTCCTGAGCCGTTCTGTCCCTGTGGCTACACGAGCCCGTCAATCACACACTGCTTTGATCCAGAGCATGCGTCTCCCATGGTGGAGGATGCTGGGAGAGGAGTTCTCCAGCCCAGAGGACCCTCCCAGGAAAGACTATGATATGGACATTGAGTCACTGTATCTGGGCGGTAGCTAA